In Zea mays cultivar B73 chromosome 7, Zm-B73-REFERENCE-NAM-5.0, whole genome shotgun sequence, the following proteins share a genomic window:
- the LOC103632366 gene encoding craniofacial development protein 2-like: MVLNEQGPGRHPLSDAPSLDLEPVISEQGSGRRILSGVLHRRPCVVENEQGSLHLPRRVRRVRKLVEPTRVRVGSWNVGSLTGKLREIVDVAVRRRVNILCVQETKWKGQKAKEVEGTGFKLWYTRTATNKNGVGVLIDKSLKDGVVDVKRLGDRIILVKLVIGDLVLNVISAYAPQVGLNENSKREFWEGLEDMVSSVPVGEKLFIGGDLNGHVGTSSTSFEGVHGGFSFGTRNQEGEEILNFALAYDMFIANTFFRKRKSHLVTFSSGQCTSQIDFVLLRKEDMHACLDCKVIPGECVVTQHKLVVADFRFKIRLQRNKHNKVTRTKWWKLKGDVAQTFKERVIEEGPWAEEGDTNIMWRKMATCIRKITSEEFGLSQ, from the coding sequence ATGGTGTTAAATGAGCAAGGGCCTGGCCGTCACCCCTTAAGTGACGCGCCGTCTCTTGATCTGGAGCCGGTGATAAGTGAGCAAGGATCAGGTCGTCGCATCCTTAGTGGCGTGCTACATCGGCGCCCGTGTGTAGTGGAAAATGAGCAAGGGTCTTTGCATCTTCCTCGGCGGGTGCGAAGGGTAAGGAAGCTAGTCGAGCCAACTAGGGTCCGTGTAGGTAGTTGGAACGTAGGTTCCTTAACAGGTAAGTTACGAGAAATAGTCGACGTTGCGGTGAGGAGACGGGTAAATATTTTATGCGTTCAAGAGACCAAGTGGAAAGGACAAAAGGCGAAGGAAGTGGAAGGTACAGGCTTCAAGTTGTGGTACACGAGGACTGCAACAAACAAGAATGGAGTAGGCGTCTTGATCGACAAGAGCCTTAAAGATGGGGTAGTAGATGTTAAGAGGCTAGGAGATAGAATCATCCTAGTCAAACTGGTCATTGGGGACTTGGTTCTCAATGTTATCAGCGCGTATGCTCCTCAAGTAGGCCTTAATGAGAACTCAAAGAGGGAGTTCTGGGAaggcctggaggacatggttagtaGTGTGCCAGTTGGCGAGAAGCTCTTCATAGGAGGAGATCTCAATGGCCATGTGGGTACATCTAGCACCAGTTTCGAGGGTGTGCATGGAGGCTTCAGCTTTGGGACTAGGAATCAAGAAGGAGAGGAAATCCTGAACTTTGCTCTAGCCTATGACatgtttatagcaaacactttcttTAGGAAGAGGAAATCCCACCTGGTGACATTCAGTAGTGGCCAATGCACTAGCCAGATTGATTTCGTCCTCTTGAGAAAAGAGGACATGCATGCCTGCTTAGATTGCAAGGTTATACCTGGAGAGTGTGTGGTAACCCAACATAAGCTTGTCGTAGCTGACTTCCGTTTTAAGATTCGTTTACAACGGAATAAGcataacaaggtcactagaacaaagtggtggaagcttaaaggggatgtgGCCCAAACTTTCAAGGAGAGAGTTATCGAGGAGGGCCCTTGGGCAGAAGAGGGAGACACAAACatcatgtggaggaagatggcgacATGCATCCGAAAGATAACTTCAGAAGAGTTTGGGTTGAGTCAATGA
- the LOC103632367 gene encoding protein STRUBBELIG-RECEPTOR FAMILY 8 isoform X2: MELNSTLGYQLSSLQALKTMDLSNNYLHDSIPYQLPSNLTYLNLAKNNFSGNRRTVWKPQFTRRTVRHTEPLFSYASST, from the exons ATGGAGCTGAACAGCACTCTTGGCTATCAGTTGTCAAGTCTGCAGGCTCTGAAAACGAT GGACTTGAGCAACAACTACTTGCACGATTCAATTCCTTACCAGCTGCCATCAAACCTTACCTATTT GAACCTGGCGAAAAACAACTTCTCTG GAAATCGGAGAACTGTTTGGAAGCCTCAGTTCACTCGCAGAACTGTAAGGCATACTGAACCGCTGTTTTCGTACGCAAGCTCGACTTGA
- the LOC103632367 gene encoding protein STRUBBELIG-RECEPTOR FAMILY 8 isoform X1, with translation MELNSTLGYQLSSLQALKTMDLSNNYLHDSIPYQLPSNLTYLNLAKNNFSGNLPYSISNLASLEYLKSENCLEASVHSQNCKAY, from the exons ATGGAGCTGAACAGCACTCTTGGCTATCAGTTGTCAAGTCTGCAGGCTCTGAAAACGAT GGACTTGAGCAACAACTACTTGCACGATTCAATTCCTTACCAGCTGCCATCAAACCTTACCTATTT GAACCTGGCGAAAAACAACTTCTCTGGTAATCTTCCGTACTCCATATCCAACTTGGCCTCGCTTGAGTACCT GAAATCGGAGAACTGTTTGGAAGCCTCAGTTCACTCGCAGAACTGTAAGGCATACTGA